DNA from Brachyspira aalborgi:
AGCCATAGGATTAGAATCGTAAGAAGTTCCTGGAGCTACGCCAAAAAATCCCGCTTCTGGATTTATCGCGTAAAGTCTTCCGTCCGCTCCAATTTTCATCCAAGCTATATCGTCTCCAATCGTTTCGCATTTCCAACCTTTAATCGTAGGCTGAAGCATTGCAAGATTTGTTTTACCGCATGCGCTCGGAAAAGCCGCCGCTATATGAAATCTCTTTCCTTCTGGATTCGTTAATCTCAATATAAGCATATGTTCCGCCATCCATCCTTCTCTTCTTGCCATAGCGCTTGCAATTCTCAAAGCCAAACATTTTTTTCCAAGCAAAGCGTTTCCTCCGTATCCCGAACCGTAAGACCAAATTAAATTTTCATCAGGGAAATGCGAAATATATTTTTTTTCTATAGGAGCGCAAGGCCATTTTTTGTCTTTTTCTCCGTCAGCTAAAGGAGCGCCAACGGAATGCAAACAAGGAACAAATTCGCCGTTTGAACCTAAAACTTCCAAAACTTTAGTTCCAACTCTCGTCATTATATGCATATTGCAAACAACATAAGCGCTATCCGTTAATTCCACGCCGATTTTTGCAATAGGAGAGCCTACAGGGCCCATAGAAAATGGAATTACATACATTGTCCTATTTTTCATTGAACCTTTATATAATTCTTTCATAGTTTTCTTTAATTCGTCTGGATTCATCCAATGATTAGTAGGTCCAGCGTCTATTTCGTTTGGATAACTTATAAAAGTTCTGTCTTCAACTCTCGCCACATCGGAAGGGTCGCTTCTGAAAGAATGGCTATGTTTTCTTTTTTTAAGAGGATGAGAGAGTCCCAAATCTATAAGCTCTTGCATACATTTATCGTATTCTTCGCTGCTGCCGTCACAAACATATATATCTTTTGGTTGACACATATCGGCTACTTCTTTAATCCATGATTTAAGTTTTTCATGTTTTAAATCTTCAAGTTTCATAATTTATTTTTCCTTTTTTAATAATTTTTTAATAAATTATACTACAAAATTAATTTTTAGTAAATGATTTTTTATTTATAAAAGATACCATAAACGCAAAGGCAAAATACAATATCGCCGATATAATCGCCGTAATAAAATTGTCAAAAGTCGAACCTACGGCTAAAACAGTATTTAATATTGGAACAATCAAAAGCCCTGTAACAGACATTAAAGAAAATCCTAAAGAAAATTCGCTTAAAGCTGGAGATTTATATTCTGGGTCGCATAT
Protein-coding regions in this window:
- a CDS encoding phosphoenolpyruvate carboxykinase (GTP), giving the protein MKLEDLKHEKLKSWIKEVADMCQPKDIYVCDGSSEEYDKCMQELIDLGLSHPLKKRKHSHSFRSDPSDVARVEDRTFISYPNEIDAGPTNHWMNPDELKKTMKELYKGSMKNRTMYVIPFSMGPVGSPIAKIGVELTDSAYVVCNMHIMTRVGTKVLEVLGSNGEFVPCLHSVGAPLADGEKDKKWPCAPIEKKYISHFPDENLIWSYGSGYGGNALLGKKCLALRIASAMARREGWMAEHMLILRLTNPEGKRFHIAAAFPSACGKTNLAMLQPTIKGWKCETIGDDIAWMKIGADGRLYAINPEAGFFGVAPGTSYDSNPMAMDSIKENTIFTNCVETDDGDVWWEGMSEPPAHGKDWKGNDWTPASSDKGAHPNARFTAPAKQCPIICADWEDPKGVPIDIFIFGGRRASVMPLVHESYNWDHGVFMGSTAASETTAANIGSVGALRFDPFAMLPFAGYNMGDYMNHWLEMGDKLGDKAPKIFYVNWFRKDADGKWLWPGFGDNSRVLKWMCERVEGKIDAKDTPIGRMPKDGDLDLTGLKIDEADFKELMRVDIEAWKNQTKEIENHYSKFGDRLPQRLKKQLEDLRDRLNK